A single genomic interval of Osmerus eperlanus chromosome 14, fOsmEpe2.1, whole genome shotgun sequence harbors:
- the si:dkey-88l16.3 gene encoding prolow-density lipoprotein receptor-related protein 1 isoform X2, giving the protein MCPGSSLCISQTQLCDRQRDCPDGYDEDNCVKSCSKKSDFRCKDRRNCVARILVCDGRSHCHDGSDEVGCPTIAAPTSKAAAQRCRLGAKQCLDGRGCVLHSHVCDGERDCQDGSDEQGCESINTSPNVPMIYMTTTTPYTQTPSPSTPPPPPQSSYSPPPPTTPPCRSPSVMCPGSSLCISQTQLCDRQRDCPDGYDEENCVDACKDPGDFLCKDRRKCVSRLEVCDGRAHCADGSDERECPSLPPCVLRCDREEVCLSQKQICDGKTDCRDGADERSCSSNSAANPRAVAPVPVKCRLGSLLCSDQRQCVLYGHVCDGEADCRDGSDELGCAIHCKTGEFQCSHGNRCLPQQQVCDGTPQCRDRSDEQDCWKPSKGCSHRCDNRTRCIPDSFLCDGERDCLDGSDEGICATNQCGASEFRCSSGQCVSGALRCDSHADCRDHSDEAGCAKPPRCPPELRCPRSHECLLKDWLCDGEEDCLDGSDEKNCKAAPLKCGQYQWACASRQQCVPASWRCDGGMDCHDGSDEKGCGRPKCASQLFQCSSEECVDPSLVCNQITNCPDGSDEGPGCVLQNCTSPAAPPCEHSCISTPHGPRCGCASGFQLRPSGVFCEDADECSLQQGALCSHTCLNTRGSYLCQCHPGYLLELDGHTCKSPVEPVLLACVTSELLLLGVRSASLRVLTSSSRPVFSLDYHWGRQRAYWLSLEQESILWASLDPHSPARGTLLKGVKSDCLVVDWVGENLYWLDGEEGQVLAAHLGRDLLRPQDCIVVLDEDLDQPRSLVLLPQKGMMFWSEIGSEPQIERSGMDGSERVVVVSRGLSWPVSLAVDHLAHRIYWTDEKLRCLGSAGLDGEDLKLLQLSETSSPFAVSVFNDRVYWSDTKRRTIQTAHKRTGKNRRVLLKRPGQPFGLKVVHPQAQVNVSSPCGRVKCSHLCLLAPGGAPGSGPRAVCRCPAGLLLSEDGVTCAPPVDSTFLLLLSPTTITQIFLRSMRGGLGLKQWPDHRVLPMPGVNEASTLDVSLRERGVYLADSAQGSVVLMALSKAGLAPAPGGPVLALQDEYVTALALDWVTLNLYWSSSRQPHVHVTATRGRYTRTLVQVSLEETSAIALHPATGRLCFTSLGRGDGKVGEAAGGMAQLQCANMDGGYEAMLWRKSVTPTSLVFSNKGTHLYWADLGAGVIGSVAVDGSDYRQYKTGPGILMSFTRTENMLLWLTMDNDITRLWFSDGGQPKKLWFEVQTNVVSLRAYSKTSQRGTNSCSEKNGNCSQLCLANPWGRRCKCGHGYHPVNDTACSPTPECPQGFRACWDSSNCFPDARFCDGVFDCPDLSDEQECSYGNAAAKPKDGNPASASPPLEDGAAQVRKNSLSCDQQRCGGHGTCVTADGVENCQCMLGYKGAFCQEGEGSGGSKAPLVLGLLTLLAVLVIAGLVFRRRRAMAADRGGGAEKETLMTNMEGRAVYFESFTNDLYDPSDSDPDDKVLVSSADGVSHQEEPLPAS; this is encoded by the exons ATGTGTCCTGGTTCTTCACTCTGCATCTCCCAGACTCAGCTGTGTGACCGACAGAGGGACTGTCCTGATGGATACGATGAGGACAACTGTGTCAAATCTTGTTCCAAGAAAT CCGACTTCCGCTGTAAGGACCGCAGGAATTGTGTGGCCAGGATCCTGGTGTGTGATGGACGCTCTCATTGCCATGATGGTTCAGACGAGGTGGGATGCCCCACCATCGCCGCCCCGACCTCCAAGGCAGCAGCCCAGCGGTGCCGACTAGGCGCCAAGCAGTGCCTGGATGGGAGGGGCTGCGTTCTGCACAGCcatgtgtgtgatggggagagagactgtcagGACGGCTCAGATGAGCAGGGCTGTG agtcCATCAACACATCTCCAAATGTTCCTATGATCTACATGACGACAACTACTCCATATACACAGACACCATCTCCATCGACtccgcctccacccccccagtccagctattctcctcctcctccgaccaCTCCTCCCTGCAGGAGTCCTTCAGTGATGTGTCCTGGTTCTTCACTCTGTATCTCCCAGACTCAGCTGTGTGACCGACAGAGGGACTGTCCTGATGGATACGATGAGGAGAACTGTGTGGATGCTTGTAAAGACCCAG GTGACTTCCTGTGCAAGGacaggaggaagtgtgtgtcaAGGTTGGAAGTGTGCGACGGGCGTGCCCACTGCGCAGACGGCTCGGACGAGCGCGAGTGCCCGTCCTTGCCGCCATGCGTGCTGCGCTGTGACCGGGAAGAAGTCTGCCTCAGCCAGAAACAAATCTGCGACGGCAAGACGGACTGCAGGGACGGTGCAGACGAGAGAAGCTGCT cctccaacAGTGCAGCCAACCCCAGGGCAGTGGCTCCGGTCCCGGTTAAGTGCAGACTGGGTTCgctcctctgcagtgaccagaGGCAGTGTGTGCTCTACGGTCATGTGTGTGACGGAGAAGCAGACTGCCGGGATGGCTCAGACGAGCTGGGATGTGCCATCCATTGCAAAACGG GTGAGTTCCAGTGTTCCCACGGCAACAGGTGcctcccccagcagcaggtgtgtgatgGTACTCCCCAGTGCCGCGACCGGTCTGATGAGCAGGACTGCTGGAAGCCCTCCAAGGGCTGCAGCCATCGTTGTGACAACCGGACCCGATGCATCCCTGACAGTTTCCTGTGTGACGGAGAGAGGGACTGTCTGGACGGGTCGGATGAGGGAATCTGTG CAACCAATCAGTGTGGCGCCTCAGAGTTCCGTTGCAGCAGTGGCCAGTGCGTGTCCGGTGCGCTGCGCTGCGACAGCCACGCGGACTGCAGGGACCACTCTGACGAGGCGGGCTGCGCCAAGCCTCCACGCTGCCCCCCTGAGCTGCGCTGCCCACGCAGCCACGAGTGCCTGTTGAAGGACTGGCTCTGTGACGGAGAGGAGGACTGCCTCGATGGCTCCGACGAGAAG AACTGCAAGGCCGCTCCTCTGAAGTGTGGGCAGTACCAGTGGGCGTGTGCCTCGAGGCAGCAGTGTGTACCCGCCAGCTGGAGGTGTGACGGAGGGATGGACTGTCATGACGGCAGCGACGAGAAAGGAT GCGGACGGCCCAAGTGTGCGTCCCAGCTTTTCCAGTGCAGtagtgaggagtgtgtggaccCCAGCCTGGTGTGTAACCAGATCACCAACTGTCCAGATGGGTCTGACGAGGGCCCGGGCTGCGTTCTCCAGAACTGCACCAGCCCCGCAGCCCCTCCCTGTGAACACAGCTGCATCAGCACCCCCCATGGACCG AGATGTGGCTGCGCGTCAGGCTTCCAACTGCGGCCCAGCGGCGTGTTCTGTGAAGACGCGGATGAGTGTAgcctccagcagggggcgctctgCAGCCACACCTGCCTCAACACCCGCGGCTCCTACCTCTGCCAGTGTCACCCTGGATACCTGCTGGAGCTCGACGGACACACCTGCAAGAGCCCAG TGGAGCCGGTGTTGCTGGCATGCGTCACGtctgagctgctgctgctgggtgtGCGGAGCGCCAGCCTCAGGGTGCTCACCTCCTCCAGCAGACCCGTCTTCTCCCTGGACTACCACTGGGGGCGCCAGAGGGCCTACTGGCTCAGcctggagcaggagagcatcCTCTGGGCCTCCCTGGACCCCCACAGCCCTGCTCGGGGGACCTTGCTTAAAG gtgtgaagTCTGACTGCCTGGTGGTGGACTGGGTTGGGGAGAACCTGTACTGGCTggacggggaggagggccaGGTTCTGGCAGCCCACCTGGGCCGGGATCTGCTGAGGCCTCAGGACTGCATCGTGGTTCTGGACGAGGACCTGGATCAGCCACGCTCACTGGTCCTGCTGCCGCAGAAGGG gaTGATGTTCTGGTCGGAAATTGGCAGCGAGCCCCAGATTGAGCGGTCAGGGATGGACGGTTCGGAGCGCGTGGTTGTGGTCAGTCGTGGGCTGAGCTGGCCGGTCAGTTTGGCCGTGGACCATCTGGCCCACAGGATCTACTGGACCGATGAGAAGCTGCGCTGCCTGGGCTCAGCCGGCCTGGACGGAGAGGACCTCAAG CTGCTCCAGCTCTCGGAGACCTCCAGCCCCTTCGCAGTGTCCGTGTTCAACGACCGCGTCTACTGGTCTGACACCAAGAGAAGGACCATCCAGACGGCCCACAAGAGAACCGGAAAGAACCGCAGAGTTCTTCTCAAGAGACCCGGCCAGCCGTTCGGACTCAAG GTGGTCCACCCCCAGGCCCAGGTCAACGTGTCCAGCCCCTGTGGCAGGGTGAAGTGCTCCCACCTGTGTCTGCTGGCCCCAGGGGGAGCTCCAGGCTCGGGGCCCAGGGCCGTGTGTCGCTGCCCAGCAGGACTGCTCCTCTCTGAGGATGGTGTCACCTGTGCCCCCCCTGTAGACTCCACcttcctgctgctgctctcccccaccaccatcacccag ATCTTCCTGCGCAGCATGCGTGGCGGGTTGGGGCTGAAGCAGTGGCCAGACCACCGCGTCCTGCCCATGCCGGGCGTGAACGAGGCGTCCACCCTGGACGTGTCGCTCCGGGAACGCGGCGTCTACCTGGCCGACTCCGCCCAGGGCTCCGTGGTCCTCATGGCCCTGAGCAAGGCGGGCCTGGCCCCGGCGCCGGGCGGCCCCGTGCTGGCCCTGCAGGACGAGTACGTGACGGCGCTGGCTCTGGACTGGGTCACCCTCAACCTCTACTGGAGCAGCAGCAGGCAGCCGCACGTCCACGTCACGGCCACCCGGGGCCGCTACACCAGGACTCTGGTGCAGGTGTCGCTGGAGGAGACCAGCGCCATCGCCCTGCATCCCGCCACTGGCCGACTTTGCTTCACCTCTCTGGGCAGAGGGGATGGCAAGGTGGGGGAGGCGGCCGGCGGTATGGCTCAGCTGCAGTGCGCCAACATGGATGGTGGATACGAGGCCATGCTCTGGAGGAAGTCTGTGACACCGACGTCGCTGGTGTTCTCTAACAAGGGCACCCATCTGTACTGGGCAGACCTTG GGGCTGGGGTTATCGGCTCAGTTGCAGTGGATGGATCAGACTACAGGCAGTACAAGACTGGTCCTGGCATTCTGATGTCCTTCACACGCACTGAAAACATGCTGCTCTGGCTTACCATGGACaacg ATATAACCAGGCTGTGGTTCAGTGATGGCGGCCAGCCTAAGAAGCTGTGGTTTGAGGTCCAGACCAACGTGGTGTCCCTCCGGGCCTACAGCAAGACCAGCCAGAGGG GAACCAATAGCTGCTCCGAGAAGAACGGAAACTGCAGCCAGCTGTGCCTAGCCAACCCATGGGGGAGAAGATGCAAGTGTGGCCATGGTTACCACCCTGTGAATGACACTGCTTGTAGCCCCACCCCCGAGTGCCCGCAAGGCTTTAGAGCATGCTGGGACAGCAGTAACTGCTTTCCTGATGCCAGATTCTGCGACGGTGTTTTTGACTGCCCGGACCTATCGGATGAGCAGGAAT GTTCCTATGGTAACGCGGCAGCCAAACCTAAAGATGGTAACCCTGCCTCCGCGTCGCCCCCGCTCGAGGATGGGGCGGCACAGGTGAGGAAGAACAGCCTGTCATGTGACCAGCAGCGCTGCGGCGGCCACGGGACGTGTGTGACGGCGGACGGAGTCGAGAATTgccagtgcatgctgggatataAGGGCGCCTTCTgccaggagggtgaggggtcTGGGGGGAGCAAGGCCCCCTTGGTCCTGGGGCTGCTAACCCTGCTGGCTGTACTGGTCATCGCTGGCCTGGTCTTCAGGAGGAG GCGAGCCATGGCAGCAGACAGGGGTGGAGGTGCGGAGAAGGAAACCCTGATGACCAACATGGAGGGGCGTGCGGTGTACTTTGAGTCCTTCACTAACGACCTCTACGACCCCTCAGACTCCGACCCTGACGACAAG GTGCTGGTGTCTTCTGCTGATGGCGTGTCTCACCAGGAAGA
- the si:dkey-88l16.3 gene encoding very low-density lipoprotein receptor isoform X3: MIYMTTTTPYTQTPSPSTPPPPPQSSYSPPPPTTPPCRSPSVMCPGSSLCISQTQLCDRQRDCPDGYDEENCVDACKDPGDFLCKDRRKCVSRLEVCDGRAHCADGSDERECPSLPPCVLRCDREEVCLSQKQICDGKTDCRDGADERSCSSNSAANPRAVAPVPVKCRLGSLLCSDQRQCVLYGHVCDGEADCRDGSDELGCAIHCKTGEFQCSHGNRCLPQQQVCDGTPQCRDRSDEQDCWKPSKGCSHRCDNRTRCIPDSFLCDGERDCLDGSDEGICATNQCGASEFRCSSGQCVSGALRCDSHADCRDHSDEAGCAKPPRCPPELRCPRSHECLLKDWLCDGEEDCLDGSDEKNCKAAPLKCGQYQWACASRQQCVPASWRCDGGMDCHDGSDEKGCGRPKCASQLFQCSSEECVDPSLVCNQITNCPDGSDEGPGCVLQNCTSPAAPPCEHSCISTPHGPRCGCASGFQLRPSGVFCEDADECSLQQGALCSHTCLNTRGSYLCQCHPGYLLELDGHTCKSPVEPVLLACVTSELLLLGVRSASLRVLTSSSRPVFSLDYHWGRQRAYWLSLEQESILWASLDPHSPARGTLLKGVKSDCLVVDWVGENLYWLDGEEGQVLAAHLGRDLLRPQDCIVVLDEDLDQPRSLVLLPQKGMMFWSEIGSEPQIERSGMDGSERVVVVSRGLSWPVSLAVDHLAHRIYWTDEKLRCLGSAGLDGEDLKLLQLSETSSPFAVSVFNDRVYWSDTKRRTIQTAHKRTGKNRRVLLKRPGQPFGLKVVHPQAQVNVSSPCGRVKCSHLCLLAPGGAPGSGPRAVCRCPAGLLLSEDGVTCAPPVDSTFLLLLSPTTITQIFLRSMRGGLGLKQWPDHRVLPMPGVNEASTLDVSLRERGVYLADSAQGSVVLMALSKAGLAPAPGGPVLALQDEYVTALALDWVTLNLYWSSSRQPHVHVTATRGRYTRTLVQVSLEETSAIALHPATGRLCFTSLGRGDGKVGEAAGGMAQLQCANMDGGYEAMLWRKSVTPTSLVFSNKGTHLYWADLGAGVIGSVAVDGSDYRQYKTGPGILMSFTRTENMLLWLTMDNDITRLWFSDGGQPKKLWFEVQTNVVSLRAYSKTSQRGTNSCSEKNGNCSQLCLANPWGRRCKCGHGYHPVNDTACSPTPECPQGFRACWDSSNCFPDARFCDGVFDCPDLSDEQECSYGNAAAKPKDGNPASASPPLEDGAAQVRKNSLSCDQQRCGGHGTCVTADGVENCQCMLGYKGAFCQEGEGSGGSKAPLVLGLLTLLAVLVIAGLVFRRRRAMAADRGGGAEKETLMTNMEGRAVYFESFTNDLYDPSDSDPDDKVLVSSADGVSHQEEPLPAS; this comes from the exons ATGATCTACATGACGACAACTACTCCATATACACAGACACCATCTCCATCGACtccgcctccacccccccagtccagctattctcctcctcctccgaccaCTCCTCCCTGCAGGAGTCCTTCAGTGATGTGTCCTGGTTCTTCACTCTGTATCTCCCAGACTCAGCTGTGTGACCGACAGAGGGACTGTCCTGATGGATACGATGAGGAGAACTGTGTGGATGCTTGTAAAGACCCAG GTGACTTCCTGTGCAAGGacaggaggaagtgtgtgtcaAGGTTGGAAGTGTGCGACGGGCGTGCCCACTGCGCAGACGGCTCGGACGAGCGCGAGTGCCCGTCCTTGCCGCCATGCGTGCTGCGCTGTGACCGGGAAGAAGTCTGCCTCAGCCAGAAACAAATCTGCGACGGCAAGACGGACTGCAGGGACGGTGCAGACGAGAGAAGCTGCT cctccaacAGTGCAGCCAACCCCAGGGCAGTGGCTCCGGTCCCGGTTAAGTGCAGACTGGGTTCgctcctctgcagtgaccagaGGCAGTGTGTGCTCTACGGTCATGTGTGTGACGGAGAAGCAGACTGCCGGGATGGCTCAGACGAGCTGGGATGTGCCATCCATTGCAAAACGG GTGAGTTCCAGTGTTCCCACGGCAACAGGTGcctcccccagcagcaggtgtgtgatgGTACTCCCCAGTGCCGCGACCGGTCTGATGAGCAGGACTGCTGGAAGCCCTCCAAGGGCTGCAGCCATCGTTGTGACAACCGGACCCGATGCATCCCTGACAGTTTCCTGTGTGACGGAGAGAGGGACTGTCTGGACGGGTCGGATGAGGGAATCTGTG CAACCAATCAGTGTGGCGCCTCAGAGTTCCGTTGCAGCAGTGGCCAGTGCGTGTCCGGTGCGCTGCGCTGCGACAGCCACGCGGACTGCAGGGACCACTCTGACGAGGCGGGCTGCGCCAAGCCTCCACGCTGCCCCCCTGAGCTGCGCTGCCCACGCAGCCACGAGTGCCTGTTGAAGGACTGGCTCTGTGACGGAGAGGAGGACTGCCTCGATGGCTCCGACGAGAAG AACTGCAAGGCCGCTCCTCTGAAGTGTGGGCAGTACCAGTGGGCGTGTGCCTCGAGGCAGCAGTGTGTACCCGCCAGCTGGAGGTGTGACGGAGGGATGGACTGTCATGACGGCAGCGACGAGAAAGGAT GCGGACGGCCCAAGTGTGCGTCCCAGCTTTTCCAGTGCAGtagtgaggagtgtgtggaccCCAGCCTGGTGTGTAACCAGATCACCAACTGTCCAGATGGGTCTGACGAGGGCCCGGGCTGCGTTCTCCAGAACTGCACCAGCCCCGCAGCCCCTCCCTGTGAACACAGCTGCATCAGCACCCCCCATGGACCG AGATGTGGCTGCGCGTCAGGCTTCCAACTGCGGCCCAGCGGCGTGTTCTGTGAAGACGCGGATGAGTGTAgcctccagcagggggcgctctgCAGCCACACCTGCCTCAACACCCGCGGCTCCTACCTCTGCCAGTGTCACCCTGGATACCTGCTGGAGCTCGACGGACACACCTGCAAGAGCCCAG TGGAGCCGGTGTTGCTGGCATGCGTCACGtctgagctgctgctgctgggtgtGCGGAGCGCCAGCCTCAGGGTGCTCACCTCCTCCAGCAGACCCGTCTTCTCCCTGGACTACCACTGGGGGCGCCAGAGGGCCTACTGGCTCAGcctggagcaggagagcatcCTCTGGGCCTCCCTGGACCCCCACAGCCCTGCTCGGGGGACCTTGCTTAAAG gtgtgaagTCTGACTGCCTGGTGGTGGACTGGGTTGGGGAGAACCTGTACTGGCTggacggggaggagggccaGGTTCTGGCAGCCCACCTGGGCCGGGATCTGCTGAGGCCTCAGGACTGCATCGTGGTTCTGGACGAGGACCTGGATCAGCCACGCTCACTGGTCCTGCTGCCGCAGAAGGG gaTGATGTTCTGGTCGGAAATTGGCAGCGAGCCCCAGATTGAGCGGTCAGGGATGGACGGTTCGGAGCGCGTGGTTGTGGTCAGTCGTGGGCTGAGCTGGCCGGTCAGTTTGGCCGTGGACCATCTGGCCCACAGGATCTACTGGACCGATGAGAAGCTGCGCTGCCTGGGCTCAGCCGGCCTGGACGGAGAGGACCTCAAG CTGCTCCAGCTCTCGGAGACCTCCAGCCCCTTCGCAGTGTCCGTGTTCAACGACCGCGTCTACTGGTCTGACACCAAGAGAAGGACCATCCAGACGGCCCACAAGAGAACCGGAAAGAACCGCAGAGTTCTTCTCAAGAGACCCGGCCAGCCGTTCGGACTCAAG GTGGTCCACCCCCAGGCCCAGGTCAACGTGTCCAGCCCCTGTGGCAGGGTGAAGTGCTCCCACCTGTGTCTGCTGGCCCCAGGGGGAGCTCCAGGCTCGGGGCCCAGGGCCGTGTGTCGCTGCCCAGCAGGACTGCTCCTCTCTGAGGATGGTGTCACCTGTGCCCCCCCTGTAGACTCCACcttcctgctgctgctctcccccaccaccatcacccag ATCTTCCTGCGCAGCATGCGTGGCGGGTTGGGGCTGAAGCAGTGGCCAGACCACCGCGTCCTGCCCATGCCGGGCGTGAACGAGGCGTCCACCCTGGACGTGTCGCTCCGGGAACGCGGCGTCTACCTGGCCGACTCCGCCCAGGGCTCCGTGGTCCTCATGGCCCTGAGCAAGGCGGGCCTGGCCCCGGCGCCGGGCGGCCCCGTGCTGGCCCTGCAGGACGAGTACGTGACGGCGCTGGCTCTGGACTGGGTCACCCTCAACCTCTACTGGAGCAGCAGCAGGCAGCCGCACGTCCACGTCACGGCCACCCGGGGCCGCTACACCAGGACTCTGGTGCAGGTGTCGCTGGAGGAGACCAGCGCCATCGCCCTGCATCCCGCCACTGGCCGACTTTGCTTCACCTCTCTGGGCAGAGGGGATGGCAAGGTGGGGGAGGCGGCCGGCGGTATGGCTCAGCTGCAGTGCGCCAACATGGATGGTGGATACGAGGCCATGCTCTGGAGGAAGTCTGTGACACCGACGTCGCTGGTGTTCTCTAACAAGGGCACCCATCTGTACTGGGCAGACCTTG GGGCTGGGGTTATCGGCTCAGTTGCAGTGGATGGATCAGACTACAGGCAGTACAAGACTGGTCCTGGCATTCTGATGTCCTTCACACGCACTGAAAACATGCTGCTCTGGCTTACCATGGACaacg ATATAACCAGGCTGTGGTTCAGTGATGGCGGCCAGCCTAAGAAGCTGTGGTTTGAGGTCCAGACCAACGTGGTGTCCCTCCGGGCCTACAGCAAGACCAGCCAGAGGG GAACCAATAGCTGCTCCGAGAAGAACGGAAACTGCAGCCAGCTGTGCCTAGCCAACCCATGGGGGAGAAGATGCAAGTGTGGCCATGGTTACCACCCTGTGAATGACACTGCTTGTAGCCCCACCCCCGAGTGCCCGCAAGGCTTTAGAGCATGCTGGGACAGCAGTAACTGCTTTCCTGATGCCAGATTCTGCGACGGTGTTTTTGACTGCCCGGACCTATCGGATGAGCAGGAAT GTTCCTATGGTAACGCGGCAGCCAAACCTAAAGATGGTAACCCTGCCTCCGCGTCGCCCCCGCTCGAGGATGGGGCGGCACAGGTGAGGAAGAACAGCCTGTCATGTGACCAGCAGCGCTGCGGCGGCCACGGGACGTGTGTGACGGCGGACGGAGTCGAGAATTgccagtgcatgctgggatataAGGGCGCCTTCTgccaggagggtgaggggtcTGGGGGGAGCAAGGCCCCCTTGGTCCTGGGGCTGCTAACCCTGCTGGCTGTACTGGTCATCGCTGGCCTGGTCTTCAGGAGGAG GCGAGCCATGGCAGCAGACAGGGGTGGAGGTGCGGAGAAGGAAACCCTGATGACCAACATGGAGGGGCGTGCGGTGTACTTTGAGTCCTTCACTAACGACCTCTACGACCCCTCAGACTCCGACCCTGACGACAAG GTGCTGGTGTCTTCTGCTGATGGCGTGTCTCACCAGGAAGA